A region from the Methanofollis liminatans DSM 4140 genome encodes:
- the fhcD gene encoding formylmethanofuran--tetrahydromethanopterin N-formyltransferase, with translation MEYNGVTIDDEYAEAFPTWVSRIIITAVTEDWAYRAANEATGFATSAIGCPCEAGIEGFLSGDETPDGRPGVAILICAGKKKLKEQVVERLAECVLTAPTTAVFDGLPEAEERIAVKLHFFGDGYEYQKEVGGRKCWAIPIMNGEYVGEEDFGIVKGVAGGNFFVMGENQMAALMGAQAAVDAIAGVGGVITSFPGGIVASGSKVGSKKYKFMPASTNEKYCPTLREKVEDTKVPEGVKAIYEIVIDGLDEDCVKEAMAEGVRAACMVPGVVFISAGNFGGNLGPFKFNLADLF, from the coding sequence ATGGAATATAATGGTGTGACCATCGACGATGAGTATGCTGAAGCGTTCCCGACGTGGGTTTCCAGGATTATCATCACCGCTGTGACCGAGGACTGGGCGTACAGGGCTGCGAACGAGGCGACCGGGTTTGCGACCTCGGCGATCGGATGCCCCTGCGAGGCCGGCATCGAGGGATTCCTCTCGGGCGACGAGACCCCTGACGGCCGCCCGGGCGTTGCGATTCTGATCTGCGCGGGAAAGAAGAAGCTGAAAGAGCAGGTCGTCGAGCGTCTTGCTGAGTGCGTCCTCACCGCCCCGACCACGGCGGTCTTCGACGGTCTGCCCGAGGCCGAGGAGCGGATCGCGGTGAAGCTCCACTTCTTCGGCGACGGCTACGAGTACCAGAAAGAGGTCGGCGGCCGGAAGTGCTGGGCGATCCCGATCATGAACGGCGAGTACGTCGGCGAAGAGGACTTCGGCATCGTCAAGGGCGTTGCCGGCGGGAACTTCTTTGTGATGGGCGAGAACCAGATGGCGGCGCTCATGGGCGCCCAGGCGGCAGTCGATGCGATCGCCGGTGTCGGCGGCGTCATCACCTCGTTCCCGGGCGGCATCGTCGCCTCTGGCTCGAAGGTCGGGAGCAAGAAGTACAAGTTCATGCCTGCCTCCACCAATGAGAAGTACTGCCCGACGCTGCGTGAGAAGGTCGAGGACACGAAGGTGCCCGAGGGCGTCAAGGCGATCTACGAGATCGTCATCGACGGCCTCGACGAGGACTGCGTGAAGGAAGCGATGGCCGAGGGCGTCAGGGCGGCATGCATGGTGCCCGGCGTCGTCTTCATCAGCGCCGGCAACTTCGGCGGCAATCTCGGCCCCTTCAAGTTCAACCTGGCCGACCTCTTCTAA
- a CDS encoding hydrogenase iron-sulfur subunit, with amino-acid sequence MAEGEWQPKILAIICNWCSYAGADLAGSARTQYPPDVRAIRVMCTGRVDPLFIMKAFADGADGVLVSGCHFGDCHYIAGNFKCAKRMFLMKSVLKDLGIEDNRLRMTFVSASEGAKWAKVIEDVVKTVTDLGPSPLNQLQQ; translated from the coding sequence ATGGCAGAAGGAGAATGGCAACCAAAGATTCTGGCGATCATCTGCAACTGGTGTTCCTACGCCGGCGCCGACCTTGCGGGCTCAGCCCGTACCCAGTACCCGCCTGACGTCCGTGCGATCCGTGTGATGTGCACCGGGCGTGTCGACCCGCTCTTCATCATGAAGGCCTTCGCCGACGGCGCCGACGGCGTCCTCGTCTCCGGCTGCCACTTCGGCGACTGCCACTACATTGCGGGCAACTTCAAGTGCGCAAAGCGGATGTTCCTCATGAAGAGCGTCCTCAAGGACCTCGGTATCGAAGACAACCGCCTCAGGATGACCTTCGTATCGGCATCCGAGGGCGCAAAGTGGGCAAAGGTTATCGAAGACGTCGTCAAGACCGTCACCGACCTCGGCCCGAGCCCCTTAAACCAGCTGCAGCAGTAA
- a CDS encoding formylmethanofuran dehydrogenase subunit A — MAEYLIKNGFVFDPVLGIKGDKTDIAVKEGKIVESTALSNPQVIDAAGKTVMAAGVDIHAHVAGPKVNAGRNFRPEDKLFTYKAGKGAMRMAGGFSIPTTFKTGYEYARMGYGTVMEAAMPPLYARHVHEEMRDTPIIDEGAYPVFGNNWFVLEYLKNNELENTAAYISWLLRTTRGYAVKIVNPGGTEAWGWGLNCNSIHDPVPYFDITPAQIMKGLMDANEYLKLPHSIHVHTNNLGNPGNYETTLDTFKLFEGEKPKDSFGRSQVMHHTHVQFHSYGGDNWGNFESKADVMMDYVNAHDNLTIDIGQVTLDETTTMTADGPFEHHLTELNHLKWANRDVELETCAGIVPYIYSPNIKVCGIQWAIGLELALMAKDLMRVFITTDHPNAGPFTRYPRVMKWLMSQKAREAQLDAMKYGDKVRDATFISGIDRELDLYEIAQMTRAGTAKALGLKDMYGSLKVGIEADVAVYDYNPETAEDPELIEKAFGNAAYLFKAGEMVVRDGEILGNGRKRTLWVDVKVNDNPQVRRDITEKFLKYYTVSEANYEVHEEGYIRNPFRIEVDATQ, encoded by the coding sequence ATGGCAGAATACCTGATCAAGAACGGATTCGTCTTCGACCCCGTGCTCGGGATCAAAGGCGATAAGACCGACATTGCCGTCAAGGAAGGCAAGATCGTCGAGTCGACGGCCCTTTCAAACCCGCAGGTCATCGACGCCGCGGGCAAGACCGTCATGGCGGCCGGTGTGGACATCCACGCCCACGTCGCCGGCCCGAAGGTCAACGCCGGCCGGAACTTCCGTCCTGAAGACAAGCTCTTCACCTACAAGGCCGGAAAGGGCGCAATGAGGATGGCGGGCGGTTTCTCGATCCCGACCACCTTCAAGACCGGCTACGAGTACGCCCGCATGGGCTACGGCACCGTCATGGAAGCGGCAATGCCGCCCCTGTACGCCCGCCACGTCCATGAAGAGATGCGCGACACCCCGATCATCGACGAGGGTGCATACCCGGTCTTCGGGAACAACTGGTTTGTCCTCGAGTACCTGAAGAACAACGAACTGGAGAACACGGCGGCGTACATCTCGTGGCTGCTGCGGACCACCAGGGGCTATGCGGTCAAGATCGTCAACCCCGGCGGCACCGAAGCATGGGGCTGGGGCCTGAACTGCAACTCGATCCACGACCCCGTCCCGTACTTCGACATCACCCCGGCCCAGATCATGAAGGGCCTGATGGATGCCAACGAGTACCTCAAGCTCCCGCACTCGATCCACGTTCACACCAACAACCTGGGCAACCCGGGCAACTACGAGACCACGCTCGACACCTTCAAGCTCTTTGAGGGTGAAAAGCCGAAGGACTCGTTCGGGCGCAGCCAGGTGATGCACCACACCCACGTCCAGTTCCACTCCTATGGAGGCGACAACTGGGGCAACTTCGAGTCGAAGGCCGACGTCATGATGGACTACGTCAACGCCCACGACAACCTGACCATCGATATCGGGCAGGTCACGCTGGACGAGACGACGACGATGACCGCAGACGGGCCGTTCGAGCACCACCTCACCGAGCTGAACCACCTGAAGTGGGCAAACCGCGACGTGGAACTCGAGACCTGTGCAGGGATCGTCCCGTACATCTACTCGCCCAACATCAAGGTCTGCGGCATCCAGTGGGCCATCGGTCTTGAACTCGCCCTGATGGCGAAGGACCTGATGCGGGTCTTCATCACCACCGACCACCCGAACGCCGGGCCCTTCACCAGGTACCCGCGGGTCATGAAGTGGCTGATGAGCCAGAAGGCGCGTGAGGCCCAACTTGACGCCATGAAGTACGGCGACAAGGTCAGGGACGCCACGTTCATCTCGGGCATCGACCGCGAGCTGGATCTCTACGAGATCGCCCAGATGACCCGCGCCGGAACTGCAAAGGCCCTCGGCCTCAAGGATATGTACGGCAGCCTCAAGGTCGGCATTGAAGCCGACGTTGCAGTCTACGACTACAACCCCGAGACCGCCGAAGACCCCGAGCTGATCGAGAAGGCCTTTGGAAACGCCGCATACCTCTTCAAGGCCGGCGAGATGGTCGTCAGAGACGGCGAGATCCTCGGCAACGGCAGGAAGCGGACGCTGTGGGTGGACGTAAAGGTCAACGACAACCCGCAGGTCAGGCGCGATATCACCGAGAAGTTCCTCAAGTACTACACGGTCAGCGAGGCAAACTACGAGGTGCATGAAGAAGGCTACATCAGAAACCCGTTCCGCATCGAGGTGGACGCGACCCAGTGA
- a CDS encoding CoB--CoM heterodisulfide reductase iron-sulfur subunit A family protein: MAEEKKQPRIGVFVCHCGTNIAGSLDVKAVQDYARTLPGVIVADEYQYMCSTPGQKKIDDAIKEHDLTGIVVAACSPRLHEPTFRTATKEGGLNPFRFEMANIREQNSWVHMHDYEGATDKAKDAVRIAVAKAALLEDLYPKSVPVEHAAMVVGAGVGGIQAALDLASAGIKTYLIEKTPTIGGRMSQLDKTFPTLDCSQCILTPKMVDVGRHPNIELHTYTEVEAVEGYIGNFDITLRKKARGVMTPTEATAKGIVGGGCNGCGDCDAVCPVIKPNPFEFGMKPRKAIYIYHPQVVPLIYTIDFDSCVKCGLCVEACGEKKAIDLNMEDSFETVKVGTVILATGYDMFPIEKKREWGYKQFDNVITSLEFERLICASGPTGGHLIRPSDGATPKKVAFVLCAGSRDNTGVGKPYCSRFCCMYSLKHAHQITEKIPGCQAYIFYMDIRSFGKMYEEFYYRIQDEGTKFIRGRVANILEDAKTKNLHVYAEDTLLGQPVDMVVDMVVLAAAVEPTQNIDPVRKMFGVSCSQDGWMLEAHPKLNPCGTTTAGVFLAGVCQGPKDIPDTVAQAEGAASAASIPIHMGKVELEPYFAQCIEEKCAGCGMCTNLCPYSALDLVEKNGRTVMQVTEAKCKGCGTCGGFCPGGAIYMQHFTTPQIVAQIDAFLLGGEQ; this comes from the coding sequence ATGGCAGAAGAAAAGAAACAACCTAGAATTGGTGTGTTTGTGTGCCACTGTGGTACCAACATTGCAGGGTCTCTCGATGTGAAGGCGGTACAGGACTACGCCAGGACCCTCCCCGGTGTGATCGTTGCCGACGAGTACCAGTACATGTGCTCGACACCGGGCCAGAAAAAGATCGATGATGCGATCAAGGAGCACGACCTCACCGGTATCGTCGTCGCCGCCTGTTCCCCCCGCCTCCACGAGCCGACCTTCAGGACGGCCACGAAAGAGGGCGGCCTGAACCCGTTCAGGTTCGAGATGGCGAACATCCGTGAGCAGAACTCGTGGGTGCACATGCACGACTACGAGGGCGCCACCGATAAGGCAAAGGACGCCGTCAGGATCGCCGTCGCAAAGGCTGCACTCCTTGAGGACCTCTACCCCAAGAGCGTGCCCGTTGAGCACGCCGCCATGGTCGTCGGCGCAGGTGTCGGCGGCATCCAGGCAGCACTCGACCTTGCGAGCGCCGGGATCAAGACCTACCTCATCGAGAAGACCCCGACAATCGGCGGACGCATGTCCCAGCTCGACAAGACCTTCCCGACCCTCGACTGTTCGCAGTGCATCCTCACCCCGAAGATGGTGGACGTCGGACGTCACCCGAACATCGAACTCCACACCTACACCGAGGTCGAGGCTGTCGAAGGTTATATCGGCAATTTCGACATCACCCTCAGGAAGAAGGCCCGCGGCGTCATGACCCCGACCGAGGCCACGGCAAAGGGCATCGTCGGCGGCGGCTGCAACGGCTGCGGCGACTGTGATGCGGTCTGCCCGGTCATCAAGCCGAACCCGTTCGAGTTCGGCATGAAGCCCAGAAAGGCGATCTACATCTACCACCCGCAGGTCGTCCCCCTGATCTACACGATCGACTTCGACTCCTGCGTCAAGTGCGGTCTGTGTGTCGAGGCATGCGGCGAGAAGAAGGCGATCGACCTGAACATGGAAGACTCCTTCGAGACCGTCAAGGTCGGCACCGTCATCCTCGCTACCGGCTACGACATGTTCCCGATCGAGAAGAAGCGCGAGTGGGGCTACAAACAGTTCGACAACGTCATCACCTCGCTCGAATTCGAGCGGCTCATCTGTGCGTCCGGTCCGACCGGCGGCCACCTGATCCGGCCGAGCGACGGAGCAACCCCGAAGAAGGTCGCATTCGTCCTCTGTGCAGGTTCCCGTGACAACACCGGCGTCGGCAAGCCCTACTGCAGCCGCTTCTGCTGCATGTACTCGCTCAAGCACGCCCACCAGATCACCGAGAAGATCCCCGGATGTCAGGCCTACATCTTCTACATGGACATCAGGTCCTTCGGCAAGATGTACGAGGAGTTCTACTACCGCATCCAGGATGAAGGCACGAAGTTCATCCGCGGCCGCGTGGCAAACATCCTCGAAGACGCGAAGACCAAGAACCTTCACGTCTATGCAGAGGACACCCTCCTCGGTCAGCCTGTCGACATGGTCGTCGACATGGTCGTCCTTGCAGCCGCAGTCGAACCGACCCAGAATATCGACCCGGTAAGAAAGATGTTCGGCGTCTCCTGCTCGCAGGACGGCTGGATGCTCGAAGCCCACCCGAAGCTGAACCCCTGCGGCACCACGACCGCCGGCGTATTCCTCGCCGGTGTCTGTCAGGGCCCGAAGGATATCCCCGACACCGTAGCCCAGGCCGAGGGTGCTGCGTCTGCAGCGTCCATCCCGATCCACATGGGCAAGGTGGAGCTCGAGCCCTACTTCGCCCAGTGCATTGAAGAGAAGTGCGCTGGCTGCGGCATGTGTACCAACCTCTGTCCGTACTCCGCTCTCGACCTGGTCGAGAAGAACGGCAGAACGGTCATGCAGGTTACCGAAGCGAAGTGCAAGGGCTGCGGCACCTGCGGCGGATTCTGTCCGGGCGGTGCGATCTACATGCAGCACTTCACCACTCCGCAGATTGTCGCGCAGATTGATGCATTCCTCCTTGGAGGTGAACAGTAA
- a CDS encoding formylmethanofuran dehydrogenase subunit B, with the protein MAKIVTDVVCPFCGTLCDDLEVKVTDDDKQILEVYNACVIGTEKFLHSQAKDRLKVPMKQDEEGNWSEASINEAVEYTAQMLAKAKKPLMYGWSSTNCEAQSVGGEIAELCGAVVDNTATVCHGTTLIAVQDVGVPSCTLGEVKNRADRIIFWGCNPAHAHPRHMSRYSIFPRGFFTGKGHKARKMIVVDPRTTDTAKMADIHMQIEQGRDYELLSALRVALRGAPLPEKVAGIPRETIIDAAETLKSGRFVVIFFGMGVTQSLSKNHNIDIAIMLTKDLNEHTKAAIMPMRGHYNVTGSGEVLGWQFGYPFSVDLSRGFARYNPGDSSSNDLLRRDEVDAVFVLGSDPGAHFPISSVKKIANLPSVCVDPHYTPTTAVCKLHMPVAFVGVEVGGCTYRMDAVPIHARKVVDAPEGMLTDEEFLKMVLKRIKEIKGVA; encoded by the coding sequence ATGGCAAAAATCGTAACTGATGTGGTGTGTCCGTTCTGCGGAACGCTCTGCGACGACCTTGAGGTCAAGGTCACCGACGACGACAAGCAGATCCTCGAGGTCTACAATGCCTGCGTCATCGGCACGGAGAAGTTCCTGCACTCACAGGCAAAAGACCGCCTGAAGGTCCCCATGAAACAGGACGAGGAGGGCAACTGGAGCGAGGCCTCTATCAACGAGGCTGTCGAGTACACCGCTCAGATGCTCGCCAAAGCCAAAAAGCCGCTGATGTACGGCTGGAGCTCCACCAACTGCGAGGCGCAGAGCGTCGGCGGCGAGATCGCCGAACTCTGCGGCGCAGTCGTCGACAACACCGCAACCGTCTGCCACGGCACCACGCTGATCGCCGTGCAGGACGTCGGTGTGCCGAGCTGCACCCTCGGTGAGGTGAAGAACCGTGCCGACCGGATCATCTTCTGGGGATGCAACCCTGCCCACGCGCACCCGCGCCACATGAGCAGGTACTCGATCTTCCCGCGCGGCTTCTTCACCGGGAAGGGCCACAAGGCACGGAAGATGATCGTCGTCGACCCGCGGACCACCGACACCGCAAAGATGGCCGACATCCACATGCAGATCGAGCAGGGCCGCGACTACGAACTCCTGAGCGCTCTGCGTGTCGCCCTCCGCGGCGCACCGCTCCCGGAGAAGGTCGCCGGCATCCCGAGAGAGACGATCATCGATGCTGCCGAGACGCTCAAGAGCGGCCGGTTTGTCGTGATCTTCTTCGGTATGGGCGTCACGCAGTCGCTCTCGAAGAACCACAACATCGACATCGCCATCATGCTCACCAAGGACCTCAACGAGCACACGAAAGCAGCCATCATGCCGATGCGGGGCCACTACAACGTCACTGGCTCCGGCGAGGTGCTTGGCTGGCAGTTCGGCTACCCGTTCTCGGTCGACCTCTCGCGCGGCTTTGCCCGTTACAACCCGGGCGACTCGTCTTCGAACGATCTCCTCCGCCGCGACGAAGTGGACGCCGTCTTTGTCCTTGGTTCTGACCCGGGGGCGCACTTCCCGATCTCGTCGGTGAAGAAGATCGCGAACCTCCCGTCAGTCTGCGTCGACCCGCACTACACGCCGACCACGGCAGTCTGCAAACTGCACATGCCGGTCGCATTCGTGGGCGTCGAGGTGGGAGGCTGCACCTATCGGATGGACGCCGTCCCGATCCACGCCCGCAAGGTCGTCGATGCTCCCGAAGGCATGCTCACCGACGAAGAGTTCCTGAAAATGGTGCTCAAGCGCATCAAAGAGATCAAAGGGGTAGCATAA
- the hdrC gene encoding CoB--CoM heterodisulfide reductase subunit C, with amino-acid sequence MAKGYNDPAMEKKFQDRYYHAADNPEFTKEVERIGRTMAHMCYQCGTCTGSCPSAPRSSYRIRKFVRRAVMGLEREALTDPDLWLCTTCYSCTDRCPRGIAPTDIIMAMRNLAFKWDIVPRNFLKTIQLIYTTGHGVPNNDVNRAARVKLGLDAEPETTHKYPEFLPGIQKIMDHYKMKENADRILSEGEH; translated from the coding sequence ATGGCAAAAGGATATAATGACCCTGCAATGGAAAAGAAATTCCAGGACAGGTATTACCACGCTGCGGACAACCCCGAATTCACCAAGGAAGTCGAGCGGATTGGCCGCACAATGGCACACATGTGCTACCAGTGCGGGACCTGCACCGGTTCCTGCCCCTCGGCCCCCCGTTCGAGCTACCGGATCAGGAAGTTCGTCCGCCGTGCGGTGATGGGACTGGAGAGAGAAGCGCTGACCGACCCGGACCTCTGGCTCTGCACCACCTGCTACAGCTGCACCGACCGCTGCCCGCGCGGCATTGCCCCGACCGACATCATCATGGCGATGCGCAACCTGGCCTTCAAGTGGGATATCGTCCCGAGGAACTTCCTCAAGACGATCCAGCTCATCTACACCACCGGCCACGGCGTCCCGAACAACGATGTGAACCGTGCGGCACGCGTGAAGCTCGGCCTCGATGCCGAGCCTGAAACGACCCACAAGTACCCCGAGTTCCTGCCGGGCATCCAGAAGATCATGGACCACTACAAGATGAAAGAGAACGCAGACAGAATCCTCTCAGAGGGTGAGCACTAA
- a CDS encoding molybdopterin dinucleotide binding domain-containing protein translates to MPEIELNLISGRTIQQGVSMEGGKEKPAYTRACGIIEMDDADFKRLGAWRNTNVRVTSEYGSVVVKAVQATQGPHPGLAFIPMGPWANQVISPNTYSTGMPTFKGVPVKVEVANGETILEGLDLVRKACRGEI, encoded by the coding sequence GTGCCAGAAATTGAATTGAATCTGATATCAGGCCGGACAATCCAGCAGGGTGTGTCCATGGAAGGCGGGAAGGAAAAGCCCGCCTACACCAGGGCCTGCGGCATCATCGAGATGGATGATGCCGACTTCAAGCGCCTGGGTGCATGGCGAAACACCAACGTCCGTGTAACCAGCGAATACGGCAGCGTCGTTGTCAAGGCCGTGCAGGCAACCCAGGGGCCCCACCCGGGCCTCGCCTTCATCCCCATGGGCCCGTGGGCAAACCAGGTCATCAGCCCGAACACCTACTCTACCGGAATGCCAACCTTCAAGGGTGTGCCGGTGAAAGTCGAGGTCGCAAACGGCGAGACCATTCTCGAAGGGCTCGACCTTGTCAGGAAAGCATGCAGGGGTGAGATCTAA
- the hdrB gene encoding CoB--CoM heterodisulfide reductase subunit B — protein MHNGMHEYAFFLGCIAPNRYPGCEAAAIKTSRNVGIELLPLKGASCCPAPGAFGAVDLSVWYAMAARNIILAEEMGKDIALICNGCYKSIYEVNERLKEHDDLRDQVNEVLAEVDMEFKGTIDVYHLAELYYDPKICGVEKIRESVVRPLDGTKIAVHYGCHLLKPIKERRFTDAENPMWIEELVDALGAESVQYRNKMQCCGAGGGVRGFDLAHSLDITNEKLINVTEAGADAITEVCPFCQLQYDRGQIEIKEKFGIEWNIPVLHYNELLGLAQGMSPQELALDLHGIDCKPFLDKIL, from the coding sequence ATGCACAACGGTATGCACGAGTATGCGTTTTTCCTCGGATGCATCGCACCGAACCGGTACCCCGGCTGTGAGGCCGCCGCCATCAAGACGAGCAGAAACGTCGGCATCGAGCTCCTCCCGCTGAAGGGCGCAAGCTGCTGCCCGGCGCCGGGCGCATTCGGCGCTGTCGATCTCAGTGTCTGGTATGCGATGGCCGCCAGGAACATCATCCTCGCCGAGGAGATGGGCAAAGACATCGCCCTGATCTGCAACGGCTGCTACAAGTCGATCTACGAGGTCAACGAGCGGCTGAAAGAGCACGACGACCTCCGCGACCAGGTCAACGAAGTGCTCGCCGAAGTTGACATGGAGTTCAAGGGCACCATCGACGTCTATCACCTGGCCGAGCTCTACTACGACCCGAAGATCTGCGGTGTCGAGAAGATCCGCGAGTCGGTCGTCCGCCCGCTTGACGGCACGAAGATCGCCGTCCACTACGGCTGCCACCTCCTCAAGCCCATCAAAGAGCGCCGGTTCACCGACGCCGAGAACCCGATGTGGATCGAAGAACTCGTCGACGCCCTCGGCGCAGAGTCCGTCCAGTACCGCAACAAGATGCAGTGCTGCGGTGCAGGCGGCGGTGTCCGCGGTTTCGACCTTGCCCACTCGCTGGACATCACCAACGAGAAGCTGATCAACGTCACTGAAGCAGGCGCGGACGCCATCACCGAAGTCTGCCCGTTCTGCCAGCTCCAGTACGACCGCGGTCAGATCGAGATCAAGGAGAAGTTCGGGATCGAATGGAACATTCCGGTTCTTCACTACAACGAACTGCTGGGCCTTGCCCAGGGCATGAGCCCCCAGGAGCTTGCACTCGACCTCCACGGCATCGACTGCAAACCGTTCCTGGACAAGATCCTGTAA
- a CDS encoding 4Fe-4S binding protein — protein MAIFPKFSKKRDGVNIINEQRLLQQVNHLVLDTQRCTGCGICAESCPEDAIAISMVGATKRKSAIDYATPVNIDEVKCSYCGVCVVMCPFNALTLKIDGEERLPIVEKEGFPEYDMVTKIDDEKCVRCTICEDVCPRDAIDRDVPAFEGGSEDGRDRQTALTAKTTFEVDDEKCTVCGICGDLCPAITVKRKAFTAENGKVDGEVLWEESLCDACKVCVEACPEEAITVNREVSSNKLPGKVEIIEDDCCTCRWCAINCPTEAITVEKIFEGEIEFHAEKCPGGCSTCVEICPANAIYLPSAEPAAQMKGQKEANIAVNKDFCILCGACVNACPGEDIIVLRRTGIRIKGKETDLFKRIKDKLLTPRTSKVKEGVAPGEVELKALDNA, from the coding sequence ATGGCGATATTTCCAAAATTCTCCAAGAAGAGAGATGGTGTAAACATCATCAATGAGCAGAGACTTCTCCAGCAGGTCAACCACCTGGTTCTGGATACCCAGCGGTGCACAGGCTGCGGTATCTGCGCGGAGTCCTGCCCTGAGGATGCAATTGCGATCAGCATGGTCGGTGCGACCAAGAGAAAGAGTGCAATCGACTACGCAACCCCGGTGAACATTGACGAGGTCAAGTGTTCGTACTGTGGTGTCTGCGTTGTGATGTGCCCCTTCAACGCCCTGACCCTCAAGATCGATGGTGAAGAGCGCCTTCCGATTGTTGAAAAGGAAGGTTTCCCCGAATACGACATGGTCACCAAGATCGACGATGAGAAGTGCGTCAGGTGTACCATATGCGAGGACGTCTGCCCCCGTGACGCAATCGACCGGGATGTGCCCGCGTTCGAAGGCGGCAGCGAGGACGGCCGCGACCGGCAGACCGCACTGACGGCAAAGACGACCTTCGAGGTCGATGACGAGAAGTGCACGGTCTGTGGTATCTGTGGCGACCTCTGCCCGGCGATCACGGTCAAGCGCAAGGCGTTCACCGCTGAGAACGGCAAGGTCGACGGCGAAGTCCTCTGGGAGGAGAGCCTCTGCGATGCCTGTAAGGTCTGCGTAGAAGCCTGTCCCGAAGAGGCGATCACAGTCAACCGCGAGGTCTCGTCGAACAAGCTCCCCGGCAAGGTCGAGATCATCGAGGACGACTGCTGCACCTGCCGCTGGTGCGCGATCAACTGCCCGACCGAAGCGATCACCGTCGAGAAGATCTTCGAAGGCGAGATCGAGTTCCACGCGGAGAAGTGCCCAGGCGGCTGCTCCACCTGTGTGGAGATCTGTCCGGCCAACGCGATCTACCTCCCGTCCGCCGAGCCCGCAGCCCAGATGAAGGGCCAGAAGGAGGCAAACATCGCCGTCAACAAGGATTTCTGTATCCTCTGCGGCGCGTGTGTCAATGCCTGCCCTGGTGAAGATATCATCGTCCTGAGGCGGACCGGCATCAGGATCAAAGGCAAGGAGACCGACCTGTTCAAGCGGATCAAGGACAAACTCCTGACTCCGAGAACCTCGAAGGTCAAGGAAGGCGTAGCACCTGGCGAAGTGGAACTCAAGGCCCTCGATAACGCGTGA
- a CDS encoding 4Fe-4S binding protein, whose protein sequence is MAFAVHVNMERCTGCNNCVVACPVDALELSTVDPVTTDKIYKVMNGKAMVLDVDHELCAGCGVCVEACPYNVIRLVVGPMQSGPGAQTQG, encoded by the coding sequence ATGGCATTTGCAGTGCATGTAAACATGGAGCGGTGTACCGGTTGTAACAATTGTGTGGTCGCGTGCCCGGTAGACGCACTTGAGCTCAGCACGGTGGATCCTGTCACAACAGACAAGATCTACAAGGTGATGAACGGCAAGGCAATGGTCCTTGACGTTGACCACGAGCTCTGCGCCGGATGTGGCGTGTGTGTCGAGGCGTGTCCATACAACGTGATACGACTGGTCGTTGGACCAATGCAGTCCGGGCCAGGTGCCCAGACACAAGGTTAA